A DNA window from Syngnathus typhle isolate RoL2023-S1 ecotype Sweden linkage group LG2, RoL_Styp_1.0, whole genome shotgun sequence contains the following coding sequences:
- the LOC133143633 gene encoding calsequestrin-2-like, with product MHLSLLCTLCLHFVLLCGAEEGLEFPNFDGRDRVLDINERSYKKALKRFDLLCLFYHEPVPANKGLQKRFQMTELVLELTAQVLENKDIGFGMVDAQKDAKVAKKLGLEEVGSLYVFKDDRIIEFDGELSADTLVEFLLDVLEDPVEIINNAMELRAFERIEEDIRLIGYFKGEDLYYKAFQEASERFQPYIKFFATFDKSVAKHLSLKMNEVNFYEPFMEEPVVLPGRPLSETEIVDFVNQHRRATLRKLRAENMFETWEDDTDGIHIVAFAEEEDPDGYEFLEILKDVARDNTNNPDLSIVWIDPDDFPLLTTYWEKTFKLDLFRPQIGVVNVTDADSVWLDMSNDEDLPTAEELEDWIEDVLSGRVNTEDDDDDFEEDSDEDSDEDLIEDGDNSLDQEYDRDD from the exons ATGCACCTGTCTCTGCTTTGCACCCTCtgccttcattttgttttgctttgcggGGCAGAGGAAGGTCTTGAATTTCCCAACTTTGATGGCAGGGACAGAGTGTTGGACATCAACGAGCGCAGCTACAAGAAGGCTTTGAAGAGATTTGACCTGCTTTGTCTGTTCTACCACGAGCCCGTGCCTGCTAACAAAGGCCTGCAGAAGCGCTTCCAGATGACCGAGCTGGTCCTCGAG CTCACAGCTCAGGTACTGGAGAACAAAGATATTGGATTTGGGATGGTGGACGCTCAGAAAGATGCCAAAGTTGCCAAGAAGCTCG GCCTCGAAGAGGTGGGAAGCCTGTATGTCTTCAAGGATGATCGCATCATTGAGTTTGATGGAGAACTGTCAGCTGACACTCTTGTGGAGTTCCTTCTAGAT GTGCTGGAGGACCCAGTGGAAATAATCAACAACGCAATGGAGCTCCGAGCTTTCGAAAGGATAGAGGAAGACATTCGCCTCATTGGTTACTTCAAAGGAGAGgatttat ACTACAAAGCTTTTCAGGAGGCCTCGGAGCGTTTTCAACCGTACATCAAGTTCTTTGCCACATTTGATAAATCT GTGGCCAAACATCTCTCCCTCAAGATGAACGAGGTGAATTTTTATGAGCCCTTCATGGAGGAGCCCGTTGTCCTGCCTGGCAGACCTCTATCTGAAACGGAGATTGTAGACTTTGTCAATCAACACAGGAG GGCCACTCTGAGGAAGCTCCGGGCAGAGAACATGTTTGAGACATGG GAGGATGACACGGATGGAATCCATATTGTCGCATTTGCCGAAGAGGAGGATCCAG ACGGCTATGAATTCCTGGAGATCTTAAAGGACGTGGCGAGAGACAACACCAACAACCCGGATCTCAGCATTGTCTGGATTGATCCGGATGACTTCCCTCTG CTCACCACTTACTGGGAAAAGACCTTCAAGTTGGACTTGTTCAGGCCTCAGATTGGTGTGGTCAACGTCACAGAT GCCGACAGTGTGTGGCTAGACATGTCCAACGACGAAGACCTGCCCACTGCCGAGGAGCTAGAGGACTGGATCGAGGACGTCCTGTCGGGCAGAGTTAACACGGAAGACGACGATGACGACTTTGAAGAGGACTCTGACGAGGACTCTGACGAAGACCTGATAGAAGACGGCGACAACAGCCTTGACCAAGAGTATGACCGAGATGACTGA
- the timmdc1 gene encoding complex I assembly factor TIMMDC1, mitochondrial, which produces MHPEQPTTGFTLRRRPADSAPQGTLSTGPVRGLSQSAKPPRFCPLFPRVHAADVASAQPAQMPSSPSSTCAAPPQPIPAPALPSNIGKPDFPDTGWDRIKDLFQKDATQGYPEEVTNVVKSGLVASIAGLIYGGLPAARHAKQRYIQLSQAELYTSRLEAVRLSHNAAVRGFVRYGLRWSWRVAAFVTLFNSVSTGLSVYRDKCTLGNYVAAGAVTGGVFRLNLGLRGLVAGTIIGAALGIPTGAVIIGMLSATGESMRERRRRERRETYEMKLAEWSARLELTDELIGDLTVTSKAEEVERDLNRIQDLLDLPQNDAAEDSSSR; this is translated from the exons ATGCATCCAGAGCAGCCCACAACAGGCTTCACCCTTCGGAGGCGACCGGCAGATTCGGCCCCTCAGGGCACGTTGAGCACCGGGCCAGTGCGGGGCCTGAGCCAGAGCGCCAAACCGCCTCGCTTCTGCcccctgttccccagggtccaTGCAGCTGACGTGGCTTCTGCCCAGCCCGCGCAGATGCCCTCGTCTCCCTCCTCCACCTGCGCGGCTCCTCCGCAGCCCATCCCTGCCCCCGCCTTGCCAAGCAACATAGGCAAGCCAGACTTCCCAGACACAGGCTGGGACCGCATTAAGGATCTCTTTCAAAAAGA TGCGACTCAGGGTTATCCAGAGGAGGTGACCAACGTAGTAAAAAGTGGCCTTGTGGCCTCTATAGCGGGCTTGATCTACGGAGGCCTGCCGGCAGCTCGCCACGCTAAGCAGCGCTACATCCAGCTGAGCCAGGCAGAACTCTACACCAGTCGGTTGGAAGCAGTG CGTTTGTCCCACAACGCAGCTGTCCGAGGTTTTGTGAGATATGGACTCCGATGGAGCTGGAGAGTTGCTGCTTTTGTTACCTTGTTCaa TTCTGTAAGCACAGGACTGTCAGTTTACCGTGACAAGTGCACCCTCGGCAATTATgttgcagctggag CTGTGACCGGAGGGGTTTTCCGACTGAACTTGGGCCTGCGAGGCCTAGTAGCAGGCACCATCATCGGAGCAGCACTCGG GATTCCTACGGGCGCTGTGATCATTGGCATGCTGTCAGCGACGGGAGAAAGTATGCGAGAAAGGAGGCGGCGAGAGCGCAGGGAGACTTACGAGATGAAACTTGCAGAGTG GTCGGCACGACTTGAGCTGACGGATGAGTTGATAGGTGACCTGACCGTGACTTCAAAGGCAGAGGAGGTGGAACGGGACTTGAATAGGATCCAGGACCTCCTCGATTTACCACAGAATGATGCGGCGGAGGACTCGAGCAGCCGATGA
- the poglut1 gene encoding protein O-glucosyltransferase 1 isoform X3, producing MYRKLTIRDMISKALGEYTRCNSANCSCHLKVLQQDLAPFGGGISENVMSLTVQRGVGTHYQIIGHKLYREHNCMFPARCSGVEHFILQVIDKLPDLEMVVNVRDYPQVPNWVQPTLPIFSFSKTSDYQDIMYPAWTFWEGGPAVWPIYPTGLGRWDLMRDDLKKSEAQWPWQKKESKGFFRGSRTSPERDPLILLSREMPELVDAEYTKNQAWKSDKDTLGRPPAKEIPLVEHCKYKYLFNFRGVAASFRFKHLFLCGSLVFHVGDEWQEFFYPQLKPWVHYIPVKQDLSDVRELLQFVKDNDSVAQEIAFRGMEFILEHLQMHDVSCYWERLLTEFSQLLTYRPKRRNNYSQIMHKPGKTEL from the exons ATGTACC GCAAGCTGACAATAAGGGACATGATATCTAAGGCTCTTGGAGAATATACTCGGTGTAACTCTGCCAACTGTAGTTGCCATCTAAA GGTCTTGCAGCAAGACTTGGCTCCCTTTGGTGGAGGAATTTCGGAGAATGTCATGTCTTTGACAGTCCAAAGAGGGGTGGGCACCCACTACCAGATCATTGGGCATAAATTGTACAGGGAACATAACTGCATGTTTCCAGCCAG GTGCAGTGGCGTTGAGCATTTCATATTACAGGTGATTGACAAGCTACCCGATTTGGAGATGGTGGTAAATGTCAGGGATTATCCTCAAGTGCCCAACTGGGTGCAACCAACCTTGCCTATTTTCTCCTTTAGTAAG ACTTCAGACTACCAGGACATCATGTACCCAGCGTGGACATTTTGGGAGGGCGGCCCTGCTGTGTGGCCCATATATCCCACTGGGCTTGGAAGATGGGATCTAATGAGGGATGATCTCAAAAA GTCTGAAGCTCAGTGGCCCTGGCAGAAGAAAGAGTCCAAAGGTTTCTTCAGAGGATCTAG AACAAGTCCAGAGCGTGACCCTCTAATTCTGCTTTCACGAGAGATGCCAGAATTAGTGGATGCAGAATACACAAAGAACCAGGCCTGGAAGTCTGACAAG GACACTCTCGGGAGACCACCAGCCAAAGAAATCCCACTGGTTGAACACTGCAAGTACAA GTATTTATTCAACTTTCGAGGAGTGGCCGCCAGCTTTCGTTTCAAGCATCTCTTTCTTTGCGGTTCGCTTGTGTTTCACGTGGGGGACGAATGGCAAGAGTTTTTCTACCCGCAGCTCAAGCCCTGGGTGCACTACATCCCGGTGAAGCAGGATCTCTCTGATGTCAG AGAATTACTACAGTTTGTTAAAGACAATGATTCCGTCGCACAAGAAATTGCCTTCAG AGGGATGGAGTTCATCTTGGAACACCTGCAAATGCACGATGTTTCCTGCTACTGGGAGCGACTCCTCACAGAGTTCAGTCAGCTTCTTACTTATCGACCCAAAAGACGCAACAACTACAGTCAGATAATGCACAAGCCCGGCAAGACAGAGCTATGA
- the poglut1 gene encoding protein O-glucosyltransferase 1 isoform X4, giving the protein MISKALGEYTRCNSANCSCHLKVLQQDLAPFGGGISENVMSLTVQRGVGTHYQIIGHKLYREHNCMFPARCSGVEHFILQVIDKLPDLEMVVNVRDYPQVPNWVQPTLPIFSFSKTSDYQDIMYPAWTFWEGGPAVWPIYPTGLGRWDLMRDDLKKSEAQWPWQKKESKGFFRGSRTSPERDPLILLSREMPELVDAEYTKNQAWKSDKDTLGRPPAKEIPLVEHCKYKYLFNFRGVAASFRFKHLFLCGSLVFHVGDEWQEFFYPQLKPWVHYIPVKQDLSDVRELLQFVKDNDSVAQEIAFRGMEFILEHLQMHDVSCYWERLLTEFSQLLTYRPKRRNNYSQIMHKPGKTEL; this is encoded by the exons ATGATATCTAAGGCTCTTGGAGAATATACTCGGTGTAACTCTGCCAACTGTAGTTGCCATCTAAA GGTCTTGCAGCAAGACTTGGCTCCCTTTGGTGGAGGAATTTCGGAGAATGTCATGTCTTTGACAGTCCAAAGAGGGGTGGGCACCCACTACCAGATCATTGGGCATAAATTGTACAGGGAACATAACTGCATGTTTCCAGCCAG GTGCAGTGGCGTTGAGCATTTCATATTACAGGTGATTGACAAGCTACCCGATTTGGAGATGGTGGTAAATGTCAGGGATTATCCTCAAGTGCCCAACTGGGTGCAACCAACCTTGCCTATTTTCTCCTTTAGTAAG ACTTCAGACTACCAGGACATCATGTACCCAGCGTGGACATTTTGGGAGGGCGGCCCTGCTGTGTGGCCCATATATCCCACTGGGCTTGGAAGATGGGATCTAATGAGGGATGATCTCAAAAA GTCTGAAGCTCAGTGGCCCTGGCAGAAGAAAGAGTCCAAAGGTTTCTTCAGAGGATCTAG AACAAGTCCAGAGCGTGACCCTCTAATTCTGCTTTCACGAGAGATGCCAGAATTAGTGGATGCAGAATACACAAAGAACCAGGCCTGGAAGTCTGACAAG GACACTCTCGGGAGACCACCAGCCAAAGAAATCCCACTGGTTGAACACTGCAAGTACAA GTATTTATTCAACTTTCGAGGAGTGGCCGCCAGCTTTCGTTTCAAGCATCTCTTTCTTTGCGGTTCGCTTGTGTTTCACGTGGGGGACGAATGGCAAGAGTTTTTCTACCCGCAGCTCAAGCCCTGGGTGCACTACATCCCGGTGAAGCAGGATCTCTCTGATGTCAG AGAATTACTACAGTTTGTTAAAGACAATGATTCCGTCGCACAAGAAATTGCCTTCAG AGGGATGGAGTTCATCTTGGAACACCTGCAAATGCACGATGTTTCCTGCTACTGGGAGCGACTCCTCACAGAGTTCAGTCAGCTTCTTACTTATCGACCCAAAAGACGCAACAACTACAGTCAGATAATGCACAAGCCCGGCAAGACAGAGCTATGA
- the poglut1 gene encoding protein O-glucosyltransferase 1 isoform X1, protein MLRKMKRWYLWIFVFVLQVCILSLRCEAGKLTIRDMISKALGEYTRCNSANCSCHLKVLQQDLAPFGGGISENVMSLTVQRGVGTHYQIIGHKLYREHNCMFPARCSGVEHFILQVIDKLPDLEMVVNVRDYPQVPNWVQPTLPIFSFSKTSDYQDIMYPAWTFWEGGPAVWPIYPTGLGRWDLMRDDLKKSEAQWPWQKKESKGFFRGSRTSPERDPLILLSREMPELVDAEYTKNQAWKSDKDTLGRPPAKEIPLVEHCKYKYLFNFRGVAASFRFKHLFLCGSLVFHVGDEWQEFFYPQLKPWVHYIPVKQDLSDVRELLQFVKDNDSVAQEIAFRGMEFILEHLQMHDVSCYWERLLTEFSQLLTYRPKRRNNYSQIMHKPGKTEL, encoded by the exons ATGTTGAGGAAAATGAAGCGGTGGTATCTGTggatttttgtgtttgtgcttcaagtgtgcattttgtccttgcgctgTGAAGCAG GCAAGCTGACAATAAGGGACATGATATCTAAGGCTCTTGGAGAATATACTCGGTGTAACTCTGCCAACTGTAGTTGCCATCTAAA GGTCTTGCAGCAAGACTTGGCTCCCTTTGGTGGAGGAATTTCGGAGAATGTCATGTCTTTGACAGTCCAAAGAGGGGTGGGCACCCACTACCAGATCATTGGGCATAAATTGTACAGGGAACATAACTGCATGTTTCCAGCCAG GTGCAGTGGCGTTGAGCATTTCATATTACAGGTGATTGACAAGCTACCCGATTTGGAGATGGTGGTAAATGTCAGGGATTATCCTCAAGTGCCCAACTGGGTGCAACCAACCTTGCCTATTTTCTCCTTTAGTAAG ACTTCAGACTACCAGGACATCATGTACCCAGCGTGGACATTTTGGGAGGGCGGCCCTGCTGTGTGGCCCATATATCCCACTGGGCTTGGAAGATGGGATCTAATGAGGGATGATCTCAAAAA GTCTGAAGCTCAGTGGCCCTGGCAGAAGAAAGAGTCCAAAGGTTTCTTCAGAGGATCTAG AACAAGTCCAGAGCGTGACCCTCTAATTCTGCTTTCACGAGAGATGCCAGAATTAGTGGATGCAGAATACACAAAGAACCAGGCCTGGAAGTCTGACAAG GACACTCTCGGGAGACCACCAGCCAAAGAAATCCCACTGGTTGAACACTGCAAGTACAA GTATTTATTCAACTTTCGAGGAGTGGCCGCCAGCTTTCGTTTCAAGCATCTCTTTCTTTGCGGTTCGCTTGTGTTTCACGTGGGGGACGAATGGCAAGAGTTTTTCTACCCGCAGCTCAAGCCCTGGGTGCACTACATCCCGGTGAAGCAGGATCTCTCTGATGTCAG AGAATTACTACAGTTTGTTAAAGACAATGATTCCGTCGCACAAGAAATTGCCTTCAG AGGGATGGAGTTCATCTTGGAACACCTGCAAATGCACGATGTTTCCTGCTACTGGGAGCGACTCCTCACAGAGTTCAGTCAGCTTCTTACTTATCGACCCAAAAGACGCAACAACTACAGTCAGATAATGCACAAGCCCGGCAAGACAGAGCTATGA
- the poglut1 gene encoding protein O-glucosyltransferase 1 isoform X2 — MVPSSTQACKLTIRDMISKALGEYTRCNSANCSCHLKVLQQDLAPFGGGISENVMSLTVQRGVGTHYQIIGHKLYREHNCMFPARCSGVEHFILQVIDKLPDLEMVVNVRDYPQVPNWVQPTLPIFSFSKTSDYQDIMYPAWTFWEGGPAVWPIYPTGLGRWDLMRDDLKKSEAQWPWQKKESKGFFRGSRTSPERDPLILLSREMPELVDAEYTKNQAWKSDKDTLGRPPAKEIPLVEHCKYKYLFNFRGVAASFRFKHLFLCGSLVFHVGDEWQEFFYPQLKPWVHYIPVKQDLSDVRELLQFVKDNDSVAQEIAFRGMEFILEHLQMHDVSCYWERLLTEFSQLLTYRPKRRNNYSQIMHKPGKTEL; from the exons ATGGTGCCATCTAGTACACAAGCAT GCAAGCTGACAATAAGGGACATGATATCTAAGGCTCTTGGAGAATATACTCGGTGTAACTCTGCCAACTGTAGTTGCCATCTAAA GGTCTTGCAGCAAGACTTGGCTCCCTTTGGTGGAGGAATTTCGGAGAATGTCATGTCTTTGACAGTCCAAAGAGGGGTGGGCACCCACTACCAGATCATTGGGCATAAATTGTACAGGGAACATAACTGCATGTTTCCAGCCAG GTGCAGTGGCGTTGAGCATTTCATATTACAGGTGATTGACAAGCTACCCGATTTGGAGATGGTGGTAAATGTCAGGGATTATCCTCAAGTGCCCAACTGGGTGCAACCAACCTTGCCTATTTTCTCCTTTAGTAAG ACTTCAGACTACCAGGACATCATGTACCCAGCGTGGACATTTTGGGAGGGCGGCCCTGCTGTGTGGCCCATATATCCCACTGGGCTTGGAAGATGGGATCTAATGAGGGATGATCTCAAAAA GTCTGAAGCTCAGTGGCCCTGGCAGAAGAAAGAGTCCAAAGGTTTCTTCAGAGGATCTAG AACAAGTCCAGAGCGTGACCCTCTAATTCTGCTTTCACGAGAGATGCCAGAATTAGTGGATGCAGAATACACAAAGAACCAGGCCTGGAAGTCTGACAAG GACACTCTCGGGAGACCACCAGCCAAAGAAATCCCACTGGTTGAACACTGCAAGTACAA GTATTTATTCAACTTTCGAGGAGTGGCCGCCAGCTTTCGTTTCAAGCATCTCTTTCTTTGCGGTTCGCTTGTGTTTCACGTGGGGGACGAATGGCAAGAGTTTTTCTACCCGCAGCTCAAGCCCTGGGTGCACTACATCCCGGTGAAGCAGGATCTCTCTGATGTCAG AGAATTACTACAGTTTGTTAAAGACAATGATTCCGTCGCACAAGAAATTGCCTTCAG AGGGATGGAGTTCATCTTGGAACACCTGCAAATGCACGATGTTTCCTGCTACTGGGAGCGACTCCTCACAGAGTTCAGTCAGCTTCTTACTTATCGACCCAAAAGACGCAACAACTACAGTCAGATAATGCACAAGCCCGGCAAGACAGAGCTATGA